A genome region from Pseudanabaena sp. Chao 1811 includes the following:
- a CDS encoding M15 family metallopeptidase, producing MPTQNDIPIAQRVSDPQRSPQKQVPANPVVRSLQAVPWWGYGLAVLAFLSPIVSTRIWFALNANATNAPQANVSPSEKVASEPKSEPQTERPSPIPTVAPFISTNTATPANKAASDNPDVVANEPDSPPDLFGHHPYKEAPANQLRTISRASDGYEIKLREAAAKSYLAMEAAAKADGVDFTVISGFRTIAEQQQLFFEISKQRNQTPAQRAKVSAPPGHSEHHTGYAMDIGDASVPSANLSTSFEKTAAFQWLQNNAAKYGFEMSFPPNNSQGVMYEPWHWRFVGDDDSLATFYRKQPRSGSFIKKS from the coding sequence ATGCCTACCCAAAACGATATCCCCATTGCCCAGAGGGTTAGCGATCCCCAGAGATCGCCCCAAAAGCAAGTACCAGCTAATCCTGTTGTGAGATCGCTACAGGCGGTTCCTTGGTGGGGATATGGTTTAGCAGTATTAGCCTTTCTCTCGCCGATCGTGAGCACCCGCATTTGGTTTGCGCTAAATGCCAATGCCACCAATGCCCCGCAAGCAAATGTATCCCCATCGGAAAAAGTTGCTTCAGAACCAAAATCAGAACCTCAAACCGAACGTCCTTCACCTATTCCGACAGTTGCACCATTTATCAGTACAAATACAGCAACTCCTGCGAATAAGGCAGCTAGTGATAATCCTGACGTAGTTGCCAATGAGCCTGATAGTCCGCCCGATCTTTTCGGACATCATCCTTACAAAGAAGCTCCTGCCAATCAATTACGCACCATTAGTAGAGCGAGTGATGGCTATGAAATCAAGCTGAGAGAAGCGGCGGCAAAAAGCTATCTGGCGATGGAAGCAGCCGCCAAAGCTGATGGTGTTGATTTTACGGTGATTTCTGGATTTCGGACGATCGCTGAGCAGCAACAACTTTTCTTTGAGATCAGTAAGCAACGCAATCAAACCCCAGCCCAACGCGCTAAGGTCAGTGCGCCACCCGGTCATAGTGAGCATCACACGGGCTATGCCATGGATATTGGTGACGCATCTGTACCAAGTGCCAATCTTTCAACCAGTTTCGAGAAAACTGCTGCTTTTCAATGGCTCCAAAATAATGCGGCTAAGTACGGTTTTGAAATGTCATTCCCTCCAAACAATTCTCAGGGTGTGATGTATGAGCCTTGGCATTGGCGCTTTGTAGGTGACGATGACAGTCTGGCTACTTTCTACAGGAAGCAACCGCGTAGTGGCTCGTTTATTAAAAAGTCATGA
- a CDS encoding sensor histidine kinase, translating into MSQAGANPWDRQFVNLGRIMQFLRDEDSIDNLLTATLDYLRDNFDYKLIWIGLYDQENHRLTGKGGTTPAGEIKFLKERFALNAGDLLDQVILQRRPVPIADLRQEKRSGEWQKLAQKFEIQGTLLWPIYHRDRSFGVVLLGSTLWNITPRNEERARLSVVLGTLGSTLSRLDAEWHYHNTKRPDEPLLEILSKIRNIPTLNDRLEEIVQETHNFVMPDHTNIYWFEREHQYFWRRVANRQAGPKSKQAVDNTAGVTVQNAPGLYQALSRDQIVVVVDAKSMTKSEISNRVMEQFGAVSIIIAPIFFQSELLGFLSVEGDEPRLWTDDERNFVLGAAQLAAITAPLEEMEVTVDRIASDQILTAGIARAIYSNNDWQNALDQAAEQLCQRLGLERFWVATYDQDNEVFRIDFQYHPKNRRPIANLLPELAPVDFQMLEQSPDAATVENLDSDFKFLAWRNALLDLDVRSMIVSSTSTGKSLEAVLGVAHEAPRTWSRPEREMVQAVAQQIGLIIHQNELQRLSDERQKSHQAVQFGLVALQQANTLEKLHHTATQLMAQVTQSPLAVLVVWLPGRQGGQIASVFCSRDEYQLTISETLIAIEEDPLAQWTIQSEGILPLSIHDLPEQTRAWLNAPALGNIMVTALRTTPEHQPTGMILVADRAGRRWVDRQLQAFNMLANQLAWSRRHLLLVDHLKHNRQELERLNWYKHRRLEDIYRTVSSGVQRLLDADSRSNGTGGINNVTLQSSLKQLQGSLSPLPQIIRKEQWRLRPNYETAPLAGMLKRALERVDSLVKQRQIWSQVHNQANVVVGGDIAKMEMILNELLLFACGRSEVGGRIDLWCRQIDEKLLELSITDYGVVDASLLQELHQGRAIDPLSPSLLDQPPGLHLAICQNLMLEAGGELSLYQLEDNRILSRLILPLSNS; encoded by the coding sequence ATGAGTCAAGCAGGAGCTAACCCATGGGATCGCCAGTTTGTTAACCTTGGGCGAATCATGCAGTTCTTGCGTGATGAAGATAGTATTGACAACCTATTAACGGCTACTCTCGATTATCTTCGAGACAACTTCGACTACAAACTCATCTGGATCGGGCTATATGATCAAGAAAACCATCGCCTTACAGGAAAAGGTGGTACGACACCTGCGGGTGAAATTAAGTTTTTAAAAGAACGCTTTGCCCTTAATGCAGGAGACTTGCTTGATCAGGTAATTTTGCAGCGTAGACCAGTCCCCATTGCCGATCTGCGCCAAGAAAAACGTAGTGGTGAATGGCAAAAGTTAGCCCAAAAATTCGAGATTCAAGGTACATTACTCTGGCCCATCTATCACCGCGATCGCAGCTTTGGTGTAGTACTTTTAGGCTCAACCCTGTGGAATATTACCCCGCGTAATGAAGAAAGAGCCAGACTGTCTGTAGTATTAGGAACTCTAGGCTCAACTTTAAGCCGACTTGATGCGGAATGGCACTATCACAATACCAAACGCCCCGATGAACCCCTACTCGAAATCCTTTCTAAAATCCGTAATATTCCGACCCTCAACGATCGCCTTGAGGAGATTGTGCAGGAAACCCATAATTTTGTGATGCCAGATCACACCAATATCTATTGGTTTGAGCGCGAACACCAATATTTTTGGCGCAGGGTTGCTAATCGCCAAGCAGGACCTAAATCTAAGCAAGCAGTTGATAATACGGCGGGAGTAACCGTACAGAATGCCCCTGGGTTATATCAAGCTTTATCAAGAGATCAGATCGTGGTCGTGGTTGATGCCAAATCCATGACCAAAAGCGAAATTAGCAATCGGGTCATGGAACAGTTTGGTGCAGTTTCGATCATTATTGCGCCTATATTTTTCCAGTCAGAGCTTTTAGGCTTTTTGTCCGTAGAAGGCGATGAGCCAAGGCTCTGGACTGATGATGAGCGTAATTTTGTCCTTGGGGCAGCGCAACTAGCTGCAATCACCGCACCCCTCGAAGAAATGGAAGTTACAGTTGACCGAATTGCTTCCGATCAGATTCTCACTGCAGGCATCGCGAGGGCAATTTATTCCAACAATGATTGGCAAAATGCCCTCGATCAAGCCGCCGAACAACTATGTCAGAGACTGGGACTCGAACGTTTTTGGGTGGCAACCTATGATCAGGATAATGAAGTATTTCGGATCGATTTTCAATATCATCCTAAAAACCGTCGTCCGATCGCTAATTTATTGCCAGAGCTAGCCCCCGTAGATTTCCAAATGCTGGAGCAATCTCCCGATGCGGCAACGGTAGAAAATCTCGATAGTGATTTTAAATTTTTGGCATGGAGAAATGCTCTGCTCGACCTTGATGTGCGATCGATGATTGTGAGCAGTACTTCTACAGGGAAGTCCTTAGAAGCCGTTTTAGGTGTTGCCCATGAAGCTCCACGCACATGGTCACGCCCAGAAAGAGAAATGGTACAAGCAGTTGCCCAACAAATCGGGTTAATCATTCACCAAAATGAATTGCAACGTTTGTCCGATGAACGGCAAAAGTCTCATCAAGCTGTGCAATTTGGCTTGGTAGCATTGCAGCAAGCCAACACCCTCGAAAAACTACATCACACTGCTACCCAGTTGATGGCACAGGTGACACAATCTCCCCTTGCTGTGTTAGTGGTCTGGCTCCCTGGTCGTCAAGGCGGACAAATTGCCTCAGTTTTTTGTAGTCGTGATGAATATCAACTCACCATTAGCGAAACTCTGATTGCGATCGAAGAAGATCCCCTTGCCCAATGGACGATTCAAAGTGAAGGGATTTTGCCTTTGAGTATCCATGATTTACCAGAACAAACTAGGGCTTGGCTCAATGCACCAGCCCTTGGAAATATCATGGTGACAGCGTTACGAACTACACCAGAACACCAGCCCACAGGGATGATTTTGGTTGCCGATCGCGCTGGACGAAGATGGGTCGATCGCCAGTTACAAGCATTTAACATGTTAGCAAACCAACTCGCGTGGTCACGCCGCCATCTATTGCTAGTGGATCATCTCAAGCATAATCGTCAAGAACTAGAACGCCTCAATTGGTACAAGCATCGTCGATTAGAAGATATCTATCGCACTGTCAGTAGTGGTGTGCAGCGATTGTTAGATGCGGATTCCCGCTCTAATGGCACTGGCGGCATCAATAACGTTACGCTGCAAAGTTCTCTCAAGCAATTGCAGGGTTCTCTATCACCATTGCCACAGATTATCCGCAAGGAACAATGGCGCTTACGTCCTAACTATGAGACTGCCCCCCTAGCAGGGATGCTAAAGCGTGCTTTAGAGCGCGTGGACTCACTTGTCAAGCAACGTCAAATCTGGTCACAGGTACATAACCAAGCCAATGTAGTAGTTGGCGGTGATATCGCCAAAATGGAAATGATTCTTAATGAGTTGTTGCTATTTGCCTGTGGGCGATCGGAAGTAGGTGGAAGAATTGATCTCTGGTGTCGCCAAATCGATGAGAAGCTTTTGGAACTATCGATTACAGACTATGGCGTAGTAGATGCATCTTTGCTGCAAGAGCTACATCAGGGCAGAGCGATCGATCCTCTCTCCCCTTCACTGCTGGATCAACCTCCAGGACTACACTTAGCAATTTGTCAAAATCTGATGTTAGAGGCTGGCGGTGAGTTATCTCTCTATCAACTAGAGGACAATCGCATTCTCAGTCGTTTGATTTTGCCACTTTCTAACTCATAG
- the murQ gene encoding N-acetylmuramic acid 6-phosphate etherase — translation MKNHDRGYLLTEQANPHSQNLDRLSALEIVELFNQEDLRAVAAVGQEKEAIAQAITLIAEAIAKGGRLFYIGAGTSGRLGVLDAAECPPTFCSDPELIQGILAGGMNAMVRSSEALEDREDDGADAICERNISDRDVVFGITAGGTTPYVHGALKAAKQRGAKTIFFCCVPPEQFPIQYDIEIRPLVGAEVLAGSTRLKAGTATKLVLNTISTGVMVQLGKVYGNRMIDVSVTNSKLEDRAIRIIRDLTALSREDSAALLERSGRKVKLALLMHWKGVDATTAAQILQETQGHLGKAIA, via the coding sequence ATGAAAAATCACGATCGCGGTTATTTGTTAACAGAACAAGCAAATCCCCACAGCCAAAATTTAGATCGACTCAGCGCTTTGGAAATAGTAGAACTGTTTAACCAAGAAGACCTCAGAGCCGTAGCAGCAGTTGGGCAAGAAAAAGAAGCGATCGCTCAGGCGATTACACTAATTGCGGAGGCGATCGCTAAGGGAGGCAGGCTGTTTTACATCGGTGCAGGGACAAGTGGACGACTAGGAGTCCTTGATGCTGCCGAATGTCCACCCACATTTTGCAGTGATCCCGAATTGATCCAAGGGATCTTAGCGGGGGGGATGAATGCAATGGTGCGGAGTTCCGAAGCGTTAGAAGATCGCGAAGACGATGGAGCTGATGCCATTTGTGAGAGAAATATTAGTGATCGCGATGTTGTCTTTGGCATTACCGCAGGCGGTACAACTCCCTATGTCCATGGAGCGCTCAAAGCCGCCAAACAGCGGGGGGCAAAAACAATCTTTTTTTGTTGCGTACCTCCTGAACAATTTCCGATTCAGTACGATATCGAGATTCGCCCCCTTGTTGGTGCAGAGGTTTTAGCTGGCTCAACGAGACTGAAGGCTGGTACTGCCACAAAACTAGTGCTAAACACCATCTCTACAGGGGTCATGGTGCAACTGGGCAAGGTCTACGGCAATCGCATGATTGATGTATCGGTTACCAATAGCAAACTCGAAGATCGCGCCATTCGCATTATTCGCGATCTCACCGCCCTCAGTCGCGAAGATTCAGCAGCATTATTAGAGCGCTCAGGGAGAAAAGTGAAATTAGCTTTGTTAATGCACTGGAAAGGGGTCGATGCCACCACTGCCGCGCAAATCCTCCAAGAGACTCAGGGACATCTAGGTAAGGCGATCGCCTAG
- a CDS encoding U32 family peptidase — translation MTVNPTISLETELTSPIIKAPELLAPAGTWECAKAAVENGADAIYFGLEKFNARMRAHNFTEADLPELMAFLHRRGVKGYVTLNTLIFTSELGSVESYLRSIIAAGVDAAIVQDVGLCRLIRHLSPDFPIHGSTQMTVTSGAGVEFAKSLGCDLVVLARECSIAEIRKIQKQIGDRQISLPLEVFVHGALCVAYSGQCLTSESLGGRSANRGECAQACRMPYEMIVDGQPMDLGDRRYLLSPQDLAGLAVLPELIEAGVVSLKIEGRLKHPEYVASVTQVYRQAIDRVVQGLENQVSAGDRYQLEMAFSRGLYTGWLDGIDNQALVHARFGKKRGVYLGEITEIRDGRDKQVVLRLQSPLKAGDGVVFDAGKPADREEGGRVYAVESLGKNSGKDTLVTFGRRDVDLRRVRVGDRLWKTNDPELDKQLRQTYTSEKILFQRPIEIEIHGEVGQTLTAIARDGQGNIAQVDSAMMLEEANNKPLTTERLTEQLGRLGNTPFRLGTLHNHLQGAAMLPVSELNRIRRELVEQLDILRSSPNRWQLNSHSYTDLLPKSESSPEIAPQAIVLVRNLEQLEAVLTTDIATIYCEFEDPTSYRTAVEMARQSANAPSIWVAPPRITKPNENYILKQVRSSNADGYLIRNYDHLQFFAEERIIADFSFNIANPLTANYFKQSFPLERLTASYDLSIHQLESLLKKCPPQWFEITVHQHMPMFHMEHCVFCAFLSEGTDYTNCGRPCDKHEVKLRDRTGAEHVLLADAGCRNTVFNGTAQTGAEFVQRFLELGVRHFRLEFVNESPSQVLETINRYQQLLAGKISGSKLWKDLKLQNQLGVTRGSLEE, via the coding sequence ATGACTGTCAATCCTACAATATCCCTAGAGACTGAGCTTACAAGTCCCATAATTAAAGCTCCTGAACTCCTTGCGCCTGCGGGGACTTGGGAATGTGCAAAGGCGGCAGTGGAAAATGGGGCGGATGCGATTTATTTTGGTTTGGAGAAATTTAATGCGCGGATGCGAGCGCATAACTTTACAGAAGCGGATTTGCCCGAATTGATGGCATTTCTACACCGTCGCGGCGTGAAGGGCTATGTGACTCTCAATACCTTGATTTTTACCTCAGAATTAGGCTCGGTGGAATCCTATTTGCGATCGATTATTGCGGCGGGAGTCGATGCGGCGATCGTGCAGGATGTGGGCTTATGTCGCTTAATTCGTCATTTGTCGCCCGATTTCCCGATTCATGGCTCAACCCAAATGACTGTGACTAGTGGTGCAGGGGTAGAGTTTGCGAAGTCTTTGGGATGCGATTTGGTGGTGTTGGCGCGAGAATGCTCGATCGCTGAAATTCGCAAAATTCAAAAACAGATCGGCGATCGCCAAATTTCGCTACCCCTAGAAGTGTTTGTGCATGGGGCTTTGTGTGTCGCCTATTCGGGACAATGTTTGACCAGTGAATCCTTGGGTGGGCGATCGGCAAATCGTGGGGAATGCGCCCAAGCCTGTCGGATGCCCTACGAGATGATTGTCGATGGTCAACCAATGGATTTAGGCGATCGCCGCTATTTGCTTAGTCCTCAAGATCTGGCGGGGTTAGCGGTTTTGCCAGAATTGATCGAGGCGGGAGTGGTATCCCTGAAAATTGAAGGACGTTTGAAACATCCTGAATATGTGGCAAGTGTGACGCAGGTATATCGCCAGGCCATCGATCGCGTAGTACAGGGCTTAGAAAATCAGGTGAGTGCAGGCGATCGCTACCAGTTAGAAATGGCATTTTCGCGAGGTCTATACACAGGTTGGCTAGATGGTATCGACAATCAAGCTCTTGTCCATGCAAGGTTTGGCAAAAAACGTGGTGTATATTTGGGCGAAATCACCGAGATTCGCGATGGGCGCGATAAACAGGTGGTGCTGCGGTTGCAATCACCACTGAAAGCAGGAGATGGTGTAGTTTTTGATGCGGGTAAACCTGCCGATCGCGAAGAAGGCGGACGGGTTTATGCAGTGGAATCACTGGGTAAAAATTCTGGAAAAGATACGCTTGTCACCTTTGGGCGGCGCGATGTCGATTTGCGGCGTGTGCGCGTAGGCGATCGCCTCTGGAAAACCAACGATCCTGAACTCGATAAACAATTGCGCCAAACCTATACCAGTGAAAAGATTCTCTTTCAGCGTCCCATTGAAATCGAAATTCATGGCGAAGTTGGACAGACTTTAACAGCGATCGCTCGTGATGGTCAAGGTAATATCGCCCAAGTGGATTCCGCCATGATGTTAGAGGAAGCGAATAATAAACCTTTAACAACAGAACGTTTAACAGAACAGTTGGGAAGATTGGGAAATACGCCTTTCCGTTTAGGAACTCTGCACAATCATTTGCAAGGTGCGGCGATGCTTCCTGTGAGTGAATTAAATCGCATCCGTCGAGAACTGGTCGAGCAGTTAGATATCCTTCGCAGCAGTCCGAATCGTTGGCAATTAAATTCTCATTCCTACACTGATTTATTACCTAAGAGTGAATCTAGTCCTGAAATTGCTCCCCAAGCTATTGTTTTAGTACGGAATTTAGAACAATTAGAAGCAGTTCTCACTACCGATATTGCCACCATCTATTGCGAATTTGAAGATCCCACATCCTATCGAACTGCGGTGGAAATGGCGAGACAATCTGCCAATGCACCGAGCATTTGGGTTGCACCACCACGTATTACCAAACCCAATGAAAACTATATTCTCAAGCAAGTTCGCTCTAGTAATGCCGATGGCTATCTAATTCGCAATTACGACCATCTACAATTTTTTGCAGAAGAAAGAATCATCGCTGACTTCTCTTTTAATATCGCCAATCCCTTAACCGCTAACTACTTCAAGCAATCTTTCCCTCTCGAACGTCTCACCGCTTCCTACGATCTCAGCATCCATCAATTGGAATCCCTGCTTAAAAAATGTCCTCCCCAATGGTTTGAAATCACCGTCCATCAACATATGCCGATGTTCCATATGGAACATTGCGTATTCTGCGCTTTTCTCTCTGAGGGAACTGATTACACTAATTGCGGTCGCCCCTGTGACAAGCATGAGGTAAAATTGCGTGATCGCACAGGAGCCGAACATGTTTTATTAGCTGACGCAGGTTGTCGCAATACGGTATTTAACGGCACTGCTCAAACGGGTGCAGAATTCGTACAACGCTTTCTAGAACTAGGTGTGCGACATTTTCGTTTAGAGTTTGTCAATGAGTCGCCTTCGCAGGTATTGGAAACAATTAACCGCTATCAACAACTTTTGGCTGGCAAAATTTCTGGCTCTAAGCTTTGGAAAGATTTAAAGTTACAAAATCAACTTGGTGTAACCAGAGGCTCTTTGGAGGAGTAA
- a CDS encoding AIPR family protein — protein MNINASIIDQRLSSVIDNIRQQASEELRIRDEAKLKSLSFVYLCVKTILDLEDEQTFECLTEGGGDFGVDAMHISEEHDGEFTVSLFQAKYKNNLEVNSNFPEDGIESLINAIKYLFNPTARLDYINPRLLAKVEEARSLIRDGYIPQIRALACNNGLKWNNAAQEAIDRAGFGDQATWEHVNHDRLVNILQASKPVKDTLQLSGKAIVEDMSFSRVLVGRISVTEIASLIERHGERLLERNIRRYLGLQGNRVNEGIRDTLNSEERDNFYFYNNGITLICDKFSYNGLQDSNYKVRVENLQIINGGQTCMTISKTIQEQNLFQKILPQDTQAYVLLRLYELPSDNINLVQKITYATNSQNPVDLKDLRANDDLQQRLEISIQQLGYNYRRKRSETSARSTDISSGVAAEAVLSVWREKPHQAKFFSREHFGKLYDSIFTENLNGAQVVLAVQLYRLAENRRKRPEPQDPEFIRYASCFIAMQMGKRLLHNLQIKINDISHFNFHQAQKLIEQNGEAYFNHAVQDIQRALESLYGSNETSLQQLSATFRRGDLIDKLQQIKIN, from the coding sequence ATGAATATAAATGCTTCTATCATTGATCAACGATTATCATCTGTAATAGATAATATTCGTCAACAAGCTAGTGAAGAACTTCGCATTCGTGATGAGGCAAAGCTCAAATCACTGTCATTTGTTTACTTATGTGTCAAGACTATTTTAGATTTAGAAGACGAGCAAACCTTTGAATGTTTAACCGAAGGTGGGGGAGATTTTGGCGTAGATGCTATGCATATCTCTGAGGAGCATGATGGAGAGTTTACAGTTAGTTTATTTCAAGCCAAGTATAAGAATAATTTAGAGGTAAATTCTAATTTCCCTGAAGATGGGATCGAAAGTCTGATCAATGCCATTAAGTATTTGTTCAATCCCACTGCCCGACTGGATTACATTAATCCGAGACTTCTTGCCAAGGTCGAAGAGGCACGTAGTTTAATTCGCGATGGATATATTCCTCAAATTCGTGCCTTAGCTTGTAATAATGGATTGAAATGGAATAATGCTGCCCAAGAAGCAATTGATCGTGCTGGCTTTGGGGATCAAGCGACTTGGGAACATGTCAATCATGATCGCCTTGTCAACATTCTGCAAGCATCGAAACCTGTCAAAGACACCTTACAGTTAAGTGGTAAAGCGATCGTCGAAGATATGAGCTTTAGCCGAGTGCTTGTGGGCAGGATTTCCGTTACAGAAATCGCTTCTTTAATTGAAAGACATGGAGAACGGCTACTTGAACGGAATATTCGTCGTTATTTAGGATTGCAAGGTAATCGTGTTAATGAAGGTATTCGTGATACTTTGAATAGTGAGGAAAGAGATAATTTTTATTTTTATAACAATGGCATCACATTAATTTGCGATAAATTTTCTTATAACGGATTGCAAGACAGTAATTACAAAGTACGTGTTGAAAATCTCCAAATAATTAATGGTGGACAAACCTGTATGACGATATCTAAAACCATACAGGAGCAAAATTTATTCCAAAAAATATTACCTCAAGATACCCAAGCTTATGTCTTATTAAGACTCTATGAATTACCAAGTGATAATATTAATCTCGTCCAAAAGATCACCTATGCTACTAATAGCCAAAACCCAGTAGATCTTAAGGATTTGCGTGCTAATGATGATCTACAACAAAGATTAGAAATAAGTATTCAACAATTAGGATATAACTATCGGCGCAAGCGTTCTGAAACTAGCGCTAGATCTACGGATATTAGTTCAGGAGTGGCGGCGGAAGCGGTACTATCTGTTTGGAGGGAAAAGCCGCACCAAGCTAAGTTCTTTTCGCGTGAACACTTTGGTAAACTATATGACTCAATTTTTACCGAGAATCTTAATGGAGCGCAAGTAGTTCTAGCTGTGCAACTATATCGACTTGCCGAAAATCGACGCAAGCGCCCAGAGCCGCAAGATCCTGAATTTATTCGTTATGCTTCATGCTTTATTGCGATGCAAATGGGAAAGAGACTGCTCCACAATCTCCAAATTAAAATTAATGATATTAGTCATTTCAATTTCCATCAAGCTCAAAAATTGATTGAACAAAATGGAGAAGCATATTTTAATCATGCAGTACAGGATATTCAACGAGCCCTCGAGTCTTTGTATGGTAGTAATGAAACTTCCCTACAGCAACTATCTGCTACTTTCCGACGTGGTGATTTAATCGATAAACTTCAACAAATCAAAATCAACTAG
- a CDS encoding DUF3067 family protein yields MTGSELRQAIANKWNFSYDVQLRKTQGKIFLQVMWRYQEQQSFSMGEVEFLQHLDTIASYLSDWGVVEQVQTFIATTKERPRLGKAVSIPLQIGERSLEWLVE; encoded by the coding sequence ATGACAGGCTCAGAACTCCGCCAAGCGATCGCCAATAAATGGAATTTTTCCTATGATGTACAATTACGCAAAACCCAAGGCAAAATCTTTTTACAAGTAATGTGGCGATATCAAGAGCAGCAGTCTTTTTCTATGGGCGAAGTCGAGTTTCTCCAACATCTTGATACGATTGCTTCTTACCTAAGTGATTGGGGAGTAGTCGAACAGGTGCAAACATTTATTGCAACCACCAAAGAACGCCCACGCCTCGGCAAGGCCGTGAGTATTCCTCTCCAAATTGGCGAGCGATCGCTAGAATGGTTAGTCGAATGA
- a CDS encoding class I SAM-dependent rRNA methyltransferase, whose product MAKLREIIVSTQLKERLAQGHPWIYRDRLPREARFETGEWVRVKCGGWTGFGLWDNKGPIAIRIFSQRQLPDPRWLKARVQAAWELRSPLREQNCTAYRWLFGEGDGLAGITVDLYGEYAVLQTYMEGASVLLDWLVNALLAVAPLQGILWRTKHLENSESENPQESKTQLLWGKEPKGDITVKEHGLLFQVNLQTGQKTGLFLDHRENRRFVGEISQGKTVLNCFSYTGAFSLYALRGGASHVTNVDIGKHLAAVADTNVRLNNFDRDRHNFVTADCFDVLHRYAQEQQTFDIVILDPPTFAKSKQNRFAAIRAYTKLNAIALKCVAPNGLLVSASCTSQVSPEAFKEMLATAAESSDRRIQIIHEAGQPIDHPVPAAFAEGRYLKFVVGKVNQIV is encoded by the coding sequence ATGGCAAAGCTGCGCGAAATTATTGTTTCTACTCAACTTAAAGAACGTTTGGCTCAAGGACATCCTTGGATTTATCGAGACAGATTGCCTAGAGAAGCACGTTTTGAAACGGGGGAATGGGTGCGGGTCAAGTGTGGCGGCTGGACAGGATTTGGACTCTGGGATAACAAAGGTCCGATCGCGATTCGGATATTTTCGCAGCGACAGTTACCCGATCCGCGTTGGTTGAAAGCGCGAGTACAGGCTGCATGGGAACTGCGATCGCCTTTACGCGAACAGAACTGCACTGCCTATCGTTGGCTGTTTGGTGAGGGGGATGGTTTGGCAGGAATTACCGTTGATCTGTATGGGGAATATGCGGTGTTGCAAACCTATATGGAGGGAGCCAGCGTTCTTCTTGATTGGTTAGTGAATGCTTTGTTAGCAGTGGCTCCTTTACAGGGGATTTTATGGCGGACAAAGCATTTAGAGAATTCTGAAAGTGAAAATCCGCAAGAGAGTAAAACTCAATTGCTATGGGGTAAAGAACCGAAGGGAGATATTACCGTCAAGGAACATGGGCTATTGTTTCAGGTCAATTTGCAAACTGGACAAAAAACTGGTTTATTTCTCGACCATCGTGAAAACCGTCGCTTTGTTGGGGAAATTAGCCAAGGTAAAACCGTACTGAATTGTTTTTCCTATACGGGTGCATTTTCGCTCTATGCCCTGCGTGGCGGCGCGAGTCACGTTACTAATGTGGATATTGGCAAACATTTAGCGGCGGTAGCAGATACAAATGTAAGGCTGAATAATTTCGATCGCGATCGCCATAATTTTGTAACTGCGGATTGCTTTGATGTGTTGCATCGCTACGCACAGGAGCAACAAACCTTTGATATTGTGATCCTCGATCCGCCCACTTTTGCCAAGAGTAAGCAAAATCGGTTTGCGGCAATTCGTGCTTACACCAAGCTAAATGCGATCGCTCTTAAATGTGTCGCGCCCAATGGTCTACTAGTTTCGGCAAGCTGCACTAGTCAAGTTAGCCCTGAAGCCTTTAAGGAAATGCTTGCTACTGCTGCGGAATCAAGCGATCGACGTATCCAAATAATCCATGAAGCAGGGCAACCCATCGATCATCCTGTACCTGCAGCCTTTGCCGAAGGTCGCTATTTAAAGTTTGTAGTCGGTAAAGTTAATCAGATTGTCTAG
- a CDS encoding PCP reductase family protein, translating into MPDSDYFEGLTWTAEAKVKYKNIPYFVRSQARQRIEQLAQAAGSDTITAEIVEKARVEFGQ; encoded by the coding sequence ATGCCAGATTCTGATTATTTTGAAGGTTTAACTTGGACAGCAGAAGCCAAGGTTAAATATAAAAACATTCCTTACTTTGTCCGATCGCAGGCTCGTCAAAGAATTGAGCAACTAGCACAGGCGGCGGGAAGTGATACGATTACTGCCGAAATTGTTGAAAAAGCAAGAGTTGAATTTGGTCAATGA